From one Neovison vison isolate M4711 chromosome 1, ASM_NN_V1, whole genome shotgun sequence genomic stretch:
- the RNF146 gene encoding E3 ubiquitin-protein ligase RNF146, protein MMAGCGEIDHSINMLPTNRKANESCANTTPSLTVPECAICLQTCVHPVSLPCKHVFCYLCVKGASWLGKRCALCRQEIPEDFLDKPTLLSPEELKAASRGNGEYAWYYEGRNGWWQYDERTSRELEDAFSKGKKSTEMLIAGFLYVADLENMVQYRRNEHGRRRKIKRDIIDIPKKGVAGLRLDCDANTVNLARESSADGADSVSAQSGASSIQSLVSSVRPLTSVDGQLTSPATPSPDASTSLEDSFAHLQLSGDSIAERSHRGEGEEERESPSSGRVPAPDTSIEETESDASSDSEDVSALVPQHSLTQQRLLVPNANQTVSDRSDRSVTDLSAAGGGTVNAGVRSRRPDGQCTVTEV, encoded by the coding sequence gaTGGCTGGCTGTGGTGAAATTGATCACTCAATAAACATGCTTCCTACGAACAGGAAAGCGAATGAGTCCTGTGCGAATACTACACCTTCTCTAACTGTCCCTGAATGTGCCATTTGTCTGCAAACATGTGTTCACCCAGTCAGTCTGCCTTGTAAGCATGTTTTCTGCTATCTGTGTGTAAAGGGAGCTTCATGGCTTGGAAAGCGATGTGCCCTCTGTCGACAAGAAATCCCTGAAGATTTCCTTGACAAGCCAACCTTATTGTCACCAGAAGAACTCAAGGCCGCGAGTAGAGGAAATGGTGAATATGCATGGTATTACGAAGGAAGAAATGGGTGGTGGCAGTATGATGAGCGCACTAGTAGAGAACTGGAAGACGCTTTTTCCAAAGGTAAAAAGAGCACTGAAATGTTAATTGCTGGGTTTCTGTATGTTGCTGATCTTGAAAATATGGTTCAGTACAGGAGAAATGAACATGGACGTCGCAGGAAGATTAAGCGGGATATAATAGATATACCAAAGAAGGGAGTAGCTGGACTTAGGCTGGACTGTGACGCTAATACCGTAAACCTAGCGCGAGAGAGCTCTGCCGACGGAGCGGACAGCGTATCAGCACAGAGTGGAGCTTCTTCCATTCAGTCTCTAGTGTCTTCTGTAAGGCCCCTGACATCAGTAGATGGTCAGTTAACAAGCCCTGCAACACCATCCCCTGATGCAAGCACTTCTCTGGAAGACTCTTTTGCTCATTTGCAGCTCAGCGGAGACAGCATAGCTGAAAGGAGTCAtaggggggaaggagaagaagaacgTGAATCGCCATCTTCAGGCAGGGTACCGGCACCAGACACTTCCATTGAAGAAACCGAATCAGATGCCAGTAGTGATAGTGAGGATGTATCTGCGCTTGTTCCACAACACTCCTTGACGCAACAGAGACTTTTAGTTCCTAATGCAAACCAGACAGTATCTGATCGATCAGATCGATCAGTAACTGATCTGTCAGCAGCAGGGGGTGGAACAGTGAATGCTGGTGTCAGATCTAGAAGGCCCGATGGACAGTGCACAGTAACTGAAGTTTAA